Proteins encoded together in one Bacteroides ovatus window:
- a CDS encoding phenylacetate--CoA ligase family protein, with product MIWNESIECMDRESLRKIQSIRLKKIVDYVYHNTPFYRKKMQEMGITPDDINSIDDIVKLPFTTKHDLRDNYPFGLCAVPMSQIVRIHASSGTTGKPTVVGYTRKDLSTWAECISRAFTAYGAGRSDIFQVSYGYGLFTGGLGAHAGAENIGASVIPMSSGNTEKQITLMHDFGSTVLCCTPSYALYLADAIKDSGLPREEFQLKVGAFGAEPWTENMRHEIEEKLGIKAYDIYGLSEIAGPGVGYECECQHGTHLNEDHYFPEIIDPNTLQPVEPGQTGELVFTHLTKEGMPLLRYRTRDLTALHHDKCSCGRTLVRMDRILGRSDDMLIIRGVNVFPTQIESVILEMEEFEPHYLLIVGRENNTDTMELQVEVRPEFYSDEINKMLALKKKLGGRLQSVLGLGVNVKLVEPRSIERSVGKAKRVIDNRKI from the coding sequence ATGATTTGGAATGAGAGCATTGAGTGTATGGACCGCGAAAGTCTTCGCAAGATTCAAAGCATACGACTCAAGAAAATTGTAGATTACGTTTATCACAACACGCCTTTCTATCGAAAGAAGATGCAGGAAATGGGGATTACTCCCGATGACATCAATAGTATTGATGATATTGTAAAACTGCCGTTTACCACGAAACATGATTTAAGAGATAATTATCCGTTCGGACTTTGTGCCGTGCCGATGAGTCAAATTGTACGTATTCATGCTTCTTCCGGAACAACCGGAAAACCGACGGTTGTCGGATATACCCGTAAGGACTTGTCTACATGGGCGGAATGTATATCGCGTGCTTTTACCGCTTATGGAGCGGGGCGTTCTGATATTTTTCAGGTATCTTATGGATACGGACTGTTCACGGGCGGATTGGGAGCACATGCAGGAGCCGAAAATATCGGTGCTTCTGTTATTCCGATGTCCAGTGGTAACACGGAAAAACAGATAACCTTGATGCATGATTTCGGATCGACAGTGCTTTGTTGTACTCCTTCCTATGCGCTTTATCTGGCAGATGCAATCAAAGATTCCGGTTTGCCGCGTGAAGAATTCCAACTGAAAGTCGGTGCTTTCGGTGCAGAACCCTGGACGGAAAATATGCGTCATGAGATAGAAGAAAAGTTGGGAATCAAAGCATACGATATTTATGGCTTGAGTGAGATTGCCGGACCGGGTGTCGGGTACGAGTGCGAATGTCAGCACGGGACTCACTTGAATGAAGACCATTACTTTCCGGAAATCATCGATCCGAATACGTTGCAACCGGTTGAGCCCGGTCAAACGGGCGAACTGGTATTTACCCATCTGACCAAAGAGGGTATGCCGTTGCTCCGTTACCGTACGCGTGATTTGACGGCCTTGCATCATGATAAATGTTCCTGTGGCCGTACATTGGTACGTATGGATCGTATTTTGGGACGTAGTGATGATATGTTGATTATCCGCGGTGTGAATGTATTCCCGACGCAGATTGAATCAGTCATTCTTGAAATGGAAGAGTTTGAACCGCATTATTTGTTGATAGTAGGTCGTGAAAACAATACCGATACAATGGAACTCCAGGTTGAAGTACGTCCGGAATTCTATTCGGATGAGATCAACAAAATGCTGGCTTTGAAGAAGAAACTGGGAGGACGTTTGCAAAGCGTACTCGGACTGGGAGTCAACGTGAAACTGGTAGAGCCTCGCAGCATTGAACGCAGCGTAGGTAAAGCGAAACGTGTAATTGATAACAGAAAGATTTAA
- the uvrB gene encoding excinuclease ABC subunit UvrB, with translation MNYELTSAYKPTGDQPEAIAQLTEGVLQGVPAQTLLGVTGSGKTFTIANVIANINKPTLILSHNKTLAAQLYSEFKGFFPNNAVEYYVSYYDYYQPEAYLPNSDTYIEKDLAINDEIDKLRLSATSALLSGRKDVVVVSSVSCIYGMGNPSDFYKNVIEIERGRMIDRNVFLRRLVDSLYVRNDIDLNRGNFRVKGDTVDIYLAYTDNLLRVTFWGDEIDGIEEVDPITGVTIAPFDAYKIYPANLFMTTKEATLRAIHEIEDDLTKQVAFFESIGKEYEAKRLYERVTYDMEMIRELGHCSGIENYSRYFDGRAAGTRPYCLLDFFPDDFLIVIDESHVSVPQIRAMYGGDRARKINLVEYGFRLPAAMDNRPLKFEEFQEMAKQVIYVSATPADYELIQSEGIVVEQVIRPTGLLDPIIEVRPSLNQIDDLMEEIQLRIEKEERVLVTTLTKRMAEELAEYLLNNNVRCTYIHSDVDTLERVKIMDDLRQGVYDVLIGVNLLREGLDLPEVSLVAILDADKEGFLRSHRSLTQTAGRAARNVNGKVIMYADKMTDSMKLTIDETNRRREKQLAYNEANGITPQQIKKARNLSVFGNAKEADELLKERHAYVEPSTPNIAADPIVQYMSKAQMEKSIERTRKLMQEAAKKLEFIEAAQYRDELLKLEDLMKEKWG, from the coding sequence ATGAATTATGAACTAACATCAGCTTATAAACCTACCGGAGATCAGCCGGAAGCTATAGCACAACTTACTGAAGGGGTACTTCAGGGAGTTCCCGCACAGACTTTATTGGGAGTGACCGGGTCGGGAAAAACATTTACCATTGCCAATGTGATCGCCAATATCAATAAACCCACGTTGATTTTGAGCCATAACAAAACACTGGCTGCCCAGCTCTATAGTGAGTTTAAAGGATTTTTCCCCAATAATGCGGTAGAATATTACGTTTCTTACTATGATTATTACCAGCCGGAAGCTTATCTGCCGAACAGTGATACATATATAGAGAAGGATCTCGCCATCAATGACGAAATCGACAAGCTCCGGCTCTCTGCCACTTCCGCCCTACTCTCCGGAAGAAAAGACGTGGTAGTGGTTTCTTCCGTATCTTGTATCTACGGTATGGGAAATCCTTCGGACTTCTACAAAAATGTCATCGAAATAGAACGGGGACGGATGATAGACCGCAATGTGTTTCTACGTCGTTTGGTAGACAGTTTGTATGTCCGCAATGATATCGACTTGAACCGTGGAAATTTCCGGGTCAAGGGCGACACAGTGGATATTTATCTGGCTTATACCGACAACCTGCTCCGTGTCACCTTTTGGGGGGATGAGATTGACGGCATCGAAGAGGTAGATCCTATCACAGGAGTCACTATCGCACCATTTGACGCCTATAAGATTTATCCGGCCAACCTGTTCATGACTACCAAAGAGGCTACTCTCCGTGCTATTCATGAAATAGAGGATGATCTAACCAAGCAAGTAGCTTTCTTCGAATCTATCGGCAAAGAATACGAGGCCAAACGATTGTATGAGCGAGTAACTTACGATATGGAAATGATCCGGGAATTGGGACATTGTTCCGGAATTGAGAATTATTCCCGTTATTTTGACGGCCGTGCTGCCGGTACCCGCCCCTATTGTTTGCTCGATTTCTTTCCGGATGATTTCCTGATCGTTATCGACGAAAGCCACGTAAGCGTACCCCAAATCCGTGCAATGTATGGAGGAGACCGTGCGCGAAAAATCAATCTTGTGGAATATGGTTTTCGATTGCCTGCCGCTATGGACAACCGTCCATTGAAATTTGAAGAGTTTCAGGAGATGGCAAAACAAGTAATCTACGTCAGTGCTACACCGGCGGATTATGAATTGATTCAGTCGGAAGGAATTGTCGTGGAACAGGTGATTCGTCCTACCGGTCTGCTTGATCCTATCATCGAAGTACGTCCGAGTCTCAATCAGATTGACGATTTAATGGAAGAAATCCAGCTCCGTATTGAAAAGGAAGAACGCGTACTCGTCACTACACTAACCAAACGAATGGCAGAAGAACTGGCAGAATATCTTCTTAATAATAATGTGAGATGTACCTATATCCATAGTGATGTCGACACACTGGAACGTGTGAAGATTATGGATGATCTCCGTCAAGGAGTTTATGACGTACTTATCGGGGTCAACCTGCTTCGTGAGGGTCTCGACCTTCCGGAAGTGTCTCTCGTCGCTATTCTCGATGCAGACAAAGAAGGATTCCTCCGCTCCCACCGTTCGTTGACACAAACTGCGGGACGTGCCGCGCGTAATGTGAACGGTAAGGTAATCATGTATGCTGATAAGATGACGGATAGTATGAAACTGACGATTGATGAAACGAACCGTCGCCGCGAAAAGCAGTTGGCATACAATGAGGCAAACGGAATTACCCCGCAACAGATTAAAAAGGCCAGAAACTTGTCTGTATTCGGTAATGCAAAAGAGGCAGATGAGCTGTTGAAAGAAAGACATGCTTATGTAGAACCTTCTACTCCGAATATCGCAGCAGATCCGATAGTGCAGTATATGAGTAAAGCGCAGATGGAAAAGAGTATCGAGCGTACCCGCAAACTGATGCAGGAAGCAGCCAAGAAACTTGAATTTATCGAAGCCGCACAATATCGTGACGAATTATTGAAACTGGAGGACTTGATGAAAGAGAAATGGGGATAA
- a CDS encoding SGNH/GDSL hydrolase family protein, producing the protein MNKRRWGQWILLAVVCLSFSIGESYAQKNDFANLRRYSKENAALPQATKKDKRVIFMGNSITEGWVRTHPDFFKSNGYIGRGISGQTSYQFLLRFREDVINLSPALVVINAGTNDVAENTQAYNEDYTFGNIVSMAELAKANKIKVILTSVLPAAAFKWRMEIKDVPQKIKSLNDRIEAYARANKIPFVNYYKAMVVDENQALNPQYTKDGVHPTSEGYDIMEPLIKNAIEKAL; encoded by the coding sequence ATGAATAAAAGAAGATGGGGCCAATGGATATTATTGGCTGTTGTTTGCTTGAGTTTCTCGATAGGAGAAAGCTATGCGCAGAAAAATGATTTTGCTAATCTACGTCGTTATTCAAAAGAAAATGCTGCACTTCCACAAGCGACAAAGAAAGACAAACGGGTTATTTTTATGGGAAATTCCATTACGGAAGGATGGGTAAGGACTCATCCGGATTTTTTCAAATCAAATGGTTACATTGGCCGTGGAATCAGTGGGCAGACTTCCTATCAATTCTTGTTACGGTTCCGGGAAGATGTGATTAATCTTTCTCCTGCTTTAGTGGTGATTAATGCTGGAACAAATGATGTCGCTGAAAATACACAAGCGTATAATGAAGATTATACATTCGGAAACATTGTTTCTATGGCGGAACTGGCAAAAGCAAATAAAATAAAAGTAATTTTGACTTCCGTATTGCCTGCTGCTGCATTTAAGTGGAGAATGGAAATAAAAGATGTTCCGCAGAAAATTAAATCTTTAAATGACCGGATAGAGGCTTATGCAAGAGCAAATAAAATTCCGTTTGTTAATTATTACAAGGCAATGGTGGTTGACGAAAATCAGGCCTTGAATCCTCAATATACTAAAGATGGAGTTCACCCAACGAGCGAAGGGTATGATATTATGGAACCGTTGATTAAAAATGCCATAGAGAAGGCTCTTTGA
- a CDS encoding vancomycin high temperature exclusion protein, producing MKRKLLYTTLIIAILCVISIVVCNRTIKKHTVSKLYTEVNTIPSNNVGLLLGTSPKLKSGNNNLYFDYRILATVELYKAGKIKYILISGDNRKEDYNEPEEMKKALMQKGIPEKSIYLDYAGFRTLDSVVRAKEVFGQNRLTIISQRFHNERAIYLAEKNGIDAIGYNAPNVNAYAGLKTNIRELLARVKMFIDLGIDKQPHFLGEKIIIE from the coding sequence ATGAAACGCAAACTGCTTTATACCACTCTAATAATTGCTATCCTGTGTGTAATCAGCATAGTTGTATGTAACAGGACGATCAAGAAACACACAGTCTCCAAACTATATACGGAAGTAAATACCATCCCTTCCAACAATGTAGGATTACTTCTCGGAACTTCTCCCAAGTTGAAAAGTGGAAATAACAATTTATACTTCGATTATCGGATTCTTGCAACAGTGGAGTTATATAAAGCCGGAAAAATTAAATATATCCTCATCAGCGGCGATAACCGTAAAGAGGATTACAATGAACCGGAAGAAATGAAGAAAGCACTCATGCAAAAAGGTATTCCTGAAAAATCCATTTATTTAGATTATGCCGGATTCCGGACTCTCGACTCTGTTGTACGTGCCAAAGAAGTGTTTGGACAAAATCGTCTGACCATCATCTCCCAACGTTTCCATAACGAACGAGCGATCTATCTTGCAGAGAAAAATGGAATAGACGCCATCGGGTACAACGCCCCAAATGTAAATGCTTATGCCGGACTGAAAACTAACATCCGGGAATTACTTGCAAGAGTCAAAATGTTTATAGATTTAGGTATAGATAAACAACCTCATTTCTTGGGAGAGAAAATAATAATTGAATAA
- a CDS encoding Hsp20/alpha crystallin family protein, with the protein MMPVRRTQSWLPSIFNDFFDNDWMVKANATAPAINVLETEKEYKVELAAPGMTKDDFNVRIDEDNNLVISMEKKTENKEEKKDGRYLRREFSYSKFQQTMILPDNVDKEKIAASVEHGVLNIELPKLSEEEVKKPNRQIEIK; encoded by the coding sequence ATGATGCCTGTTAGAAGAACTCAAAGTTGGTTACCAAGTATCTTTAATGATTTCTTTGATAACGATTGGATGGTAAAAGCAAATGCTACTGCACCTGCAATTAATGTTTTGGAAACAGAAAAAGAGTACAAAGTGGAATTGGCTGCTCCTGGTATGACGAAGGATGATTTCAATGTTCGCATTGATGAAGACAACAACCTCGTTATCAGCATGGAGAAGAAGACTGAAAACAAGGAGGAAAAGAAAGACGGTCGCTATCTGCGTCGCGAATTCTCATACTCTAAGTTCCAGCAAACAATGATTCTACCGGACAATGTGGACAAAGAAAAAATTGCTGCATCCGTAGAACATGGTGTTTTAAACATCGAACTTCCGAAACTCTCTGAAGAAGAAGTGAAGAAGCCCAATCGGCAAATCGAAATAAAGTAA
- a CDS encoding ABC transporter permease — MIKFLIEKEFKQLLRNSFLPKLILVFPCMIMLLMPWAVNLEIKNIQLNIVDNDHSAISQRLVNKIAASTYFRLVEVPASYEEGLRNIEIGTADIVMEIPRHLERDWMNGEDTHILIAANAVNGTKGGLGSSYLSSIINDYAAELRSEYPATATVSGAFPSIGIDTQGLFNPNLNYKLYMIPALMVMLLTLICGFLPALNIVSEKEVGTIEQINVTPVPKFIFILAKLLPYWLIGFVVLTVCFILAWLIYGIVPVGHFLLIYFFAVLFVLVMSGFGLVISNYSATMQQSMFVMWFCLLVVILMSGLFTPISSMPEWAQLITRLNPLRYFMEVMRMVYLKGSGFFDLLPQFGVLLFFAVVFNSWAVISYRKNN, encoded by the coding sequence ATGATAAAGTTCCTGATAGAAAAAGAGTTTAAACAATTGCTTCGCAATTCGTTTCTTCCGAAATTGATTCTTGTATTTCCATGCATGATTATGCTGCTGATGCCTTGGGCGGTAAATCTGGAAATCAAGAATATACAGCTGAATATTGTGGATAATGACCATTCGGCTATTTCACAACGTTTAGTCAATAAGATTGCCGCCTCTACCTATTTCCGTCTGGTGGAAGTGCCGGCTTCGTATGAAGAAGGCCTACGGAATATTGAAATTGGAACGGCGGATATTGTGATGGAAATTCCGCGGCATCTGGAACGGGATTGGATGAATGGAGAAGATACCCACATACTGATAGCAGCCAATGCTGTGAATGGGACAAAAGGAGGGCTGGGGAGTTCTTATCTATCTTCTATTATTAATGATTATGCAGCCGAGCTGCGTTCGGAATATCCTGCAACTGCTACAGTCTCCGGTGCTTTCCCTTCGATAGGCATTGATACACAGGGGTTGTTTAATCCGAATCTGAACTATAAACTCTATATGATTCCGGCATTGATGGTCATGTTATTAACTTTGATTTGTGGTTTCTTGCCTGCATTGAATATAGTTAGCGAGAAGGAAGTAGGAACGATTGAGCAAATCAATGTGACGCCGGTTCCGAAGTTTATCTTTATTTTGGCAAAGCTCTTGCCTTACTGGTTGATTGGTTTTGTGGTGCTGACTGTATGTTTCATATTAGCCTGGTTAATTTATGGCATAGTGCCGGTCGGTCATTTTCTATTGATTTACTTTTTCGCAGTTCTTTTCGTTCTGGTAATGTCCGGTTTCGGACTTGTTATTTCCAACTACTCGGCAACGATGCAACAGTCTATGTTTGTTATGTGGTTCTGTTTGTTGGTTGTAATTTTGATGAGTGGTTTGTTTACTCCCATTAGCAGTATGCCGGAATGGGCTCAACTAATTACTAGGCTCAATCCTTTGAGGTATTTTATGGAAGTGATGCGAATGGTGTATTTAAAGGGGAGTGGTTTCTTTGATTTACTGCCACAGTTTGGAGTATTGTTGTTTTTTGCAGTAGTGTTTAATAGTTGGGCAGTGATTAGTTATCGGAAGAATAACTAA
- a CDS encoding ABC transporter permease has protein sequence MRQFIAFIKKEFYHIFRDRRTMLILLGMPVVQIILFGFAISTEVKNVRLAVLDPSNDVVTRKIIDRLDASEYFTVTARFHSPQEMEAAFLKNEVDMAIVFSERFADDLYTGDARVQLIVDATDPNMSTSQVNYATGIVSMVGQEMIPPNMSAARLTPDIKLLYNPQMKSAYNFVPGVMGLILMLICAMMTSISIVREKETGTMEVLLVSPVKPLFIILAKAVPYFVLSFVNLITILLLSVFVLDVPVVGSLFWLITVSLLFIFVSLALGLLISSVTRTQVAAMLVSGLMLMMPTMLLSGMIFPIESMPVILQWISDILPARWYIQAVRKLMIEGVPVALVYKEIGILLLMATVLITISIKKFKYRLE, from the coding sequence ATGAGACAGTTTATAGCTTTTATAAAGAAAGAGTTTTATCATATTTTCCGTGACCGGCGAACCATGCTGATTTTGTTGGGGATGCCTGTCGTGCAAATTATTCTATTCGGTTTTGCTATCAGCACGGAAGTGAAGAATGTTCGGTTGGCGGTGCTCGATCCTTCTAATGATGTGGTAACGCGAAAAATAATTGATCGTTTGGATGCCAGTGAGTATTTCACCGTTACTGCACGTTTTCATTCGCCCCAGGAAATGGAAGCTGCTTTCCTAAAGAATGAAGTTGATATGGCGATTGTCTTTAGCGAACGGTTTGCGGATGATCTCTATACGGGTGATGCTCGTGTACAGCTGATAGTAGATGCAACAGATCCCAATATGTCGACTTCGCAAGTTAATTATGCGACAGGAATCGTTTCTATGGTAGGCCAGGAGATGATTCCCCCGAATATGTCGGCTGCCCGCCTGACTCCTGATATCAAATTGCTCTACAACCCGCAGATGAAGAGTGCTTATAACTTTGTTCCGGGAGTGATGGGCTTGATCCTGATGCTGATTTGCGCCATGATGACCTCGATTTCCATTGTTCGTGAGAAAGAAACAGGCACGATGGAAGTATTATTGGTTTCACCTGTGAAGCCGCTATTTATTATTTTGGCAAAGGCTGTACCTTATTTTGTGCTGTCGTTCGTCAATCTGATAACGATCCTTTTGCTTTCGGTCTTTGTGTTGGATGTTCCGGTGGTAGGAAGTTTGTTCTGGTTAATCACGGTATCTTTGCTGTTTATCTTCGTATCGTTGGCATTGGGCTTATTGATTTCATCAGTCACACGTACACAGGTTGCGGCCATGCTGGTTTCCGGATTGATGCTGATGATGCCCACAATGCTTTTATCGGGCATGATTTTCCCTATAGAGAGTATGCCGGTGATACTTCAATGGATCTCGGATATACTTCCGGCACGTTGGTATATACAGGCTGTGCGTAAACTGATGATTGAAGGAGTACCAGTTGCATTGGTGTATAAAGAGATTGGTATCTTGTTATTGATGGCGACGGTACTTATTACGATCAGTATCAAGAAATTTAAGTATAGATTGGAATAA
- a CDS encoding ATP-binding cassette domain-containing protein, with amino-acid sequence MAKGEPIVVVKEVGKNYGTVEALKDVSFVVERGEIFGLIGPDGAGKSSLFRILTTLLLADKGTAMVAGLDVVTDYKQIRTKVGYMPGRFSLYQDLSVEENLEFFATVFHTTVQENYDLIKDIYQQIEPFRKRRAGALSGGMKQKLALSCALIHKPDILFLDEPTTGVDPVSRKEFWQMLRNLREQGITIVVSTPIMDEARQCDRIAFINHGQIHGIDTPERILHQFASILCPPSLEREEVKHEVAPVIEVEQLTKCFGDFTAVDHISFLVNRGEIFGFLGANGAGKTTAMRMLCGLSKPTSGIGKVAGYDIYREAEQVKKHIGYMSQKFSLYEDLKVWENIRLFAGIYGMKEQEIERKTEELLDRLGLTAERDTLVKSLPVGWKQKLAFSVSIFHEPRIVFLDEPTGGVDPATRRQFWELIYQAADQGITVFVTTHYMDEAEYCNRISIMVDGQIKALDTPARLKQQFSAETMDDVFQKLARGAVRKAD; translated from the coding sequence ATGGCAAAGGGAGAACCCATAGTGGTTGTGAAAGAAGTCGGCAAGAACTATGGAACAGTGGAGGCGCTGAAAGACGTTTCTTTCGTTGTGGAACGAGGAGAAATCTTTGGTCTGATAGGGCCTGATGGTGCCGGTAAGAGTTCCTTATTCCGTATTCTGACTACTTTGTTGCTGGCGGATAAAGGAACGGCCATGGTTGCCGGGCTGGATGTGGTAACGGATTATAAACAGATTCGTACGAAAGTGGGATATATGCCCGGTCGTTTTTCACTTTACCAGGATCTTTCGGTAGAAGAGAATCTGGAGTTTTTTGCTACCGTGTTCCATACGACAGTTCAGGAGAATTATGATTTAATTAAAGATATCTACCAACAGATAGAACCGTTCAGGAAAAGAAGGGCAGGGGCTTTGTCAGGTGGTATGAAGCAGAAACTGGCATTGAGCTGCGCTTTGATTCATAAACCGGATATTTTATTTCTGGATGAACCCACTACCGGAGTAGACCCCGTGTCGCGTAAGGAATTCTGGCAAATGCTCCGAAACTTACGGGAACAGGGGATTACCATTGTTGTTTCTACTCCCATCATGGATGAGGCCCGGCAATGTGACCGGATTGCTTTCATCAATCATGGACAGATTCATGGCATTGATACTCCCGAACGTATTCTTCATCAATTTGCGTCTATCCTTTGCCCTCCTTCCTTGGAACGGGAGGAAGTGAAGCATGAAGTAGCTCCGGTCATTGAAGTGGAACAGTTGACAAAGTGTTTTGGAGATTTTACCGCAGTAGATCATATCTCCTTTCTGGTGAACCGGGGCGAGATATTTGGCTTTCTGGGTGCTAATGGAGCAGGAAAGACGACAGCTATGCGTATGCTTTGCGGATTAAGTAAACCGACATCAGGCATCGGGAAGGTGGCAGGATATGATATTTACCGGGAGGCCGAACAAGTTAAGAAACATATCGGATATATGAGCCAAAAGTTTTCGCTATATGAAGACCTGAAAGTGTGGGAGAATATCCGTCTGTTTGCCGGAATTTATGGCATGAAGGAACAAGAGATAGAACGGAAGACAGAAGAATTGTTGGATCGTTTGGGGCTTACTGCCGAACGGGATACTCTGGTGAAGAGCCTTCCGGTGGGATGGAAACAGAAATTGGCTTTTTCAGTATCAATATTCCATGAACCGAGAATCGTTTTTCTGGATGAGCCGACCGGTGGAGTAGATCCTGCTACGAGAAGACAGTTCTGGGAATTGATCTATCAGGCAGCCGATCAGGGTATTACCGTGTTTGTCACTACCCATTATATGGATGAAGCAGAATATTGCAACCGGATATCTATCATGGTGGACGGTCAGATAAAAGCACTTGATACACCTGCCCGTCTGAAACAACAATTCAGTGCGGAAACGATGGATGACGTTTTTCAGAAATTAGCCCGCGGTGCGGTGCGCAAAGCAGATTGA
- a CDS encoding HlyD family secretion protein has product MERMTKIGMVGVALIMLAACGKGIPSYDATGTFEATEVIVSAEAAGKLLRLEVEEGTRLKAGEEIGLVDTVQLYLKKLQLEASMKSVESQRPDLAKQIAATKQQIATAEREKKRVENLLAAGAANQKQLDDWDAQVKLLERQLVAQESSLQNSTNSLIEQGNSVAIQVAQMEDQLAKCHVQSPIEGTVLAKYAEAGELAAIGKPLFKVAEVDRMYLRAYITSEQLSQVKLGDEVTVYADYGNSEQKAYPGVVTWISDRSEFTPKTILTKNERANLVYAVKIAVKNDGALKIGMYGGVTLKN; this is encoded by the coding sequence ATGGAACGAATGACAAAGATAGGAATGGTTGGAGTGGCATTGATAATGTTGGCTGCTTGTGGTAAGGGAATACCCAGCTATGATGCAACCGGCACGTTTGAAGCCACAGAAGTGATAGTCTCTGCCGAAGCTGCCGGAAAGTTGTTGCGACTGGAGGTAGAAGAGGGGACAAGACTGAAAGCAGGTGAGGAGATTGGACTGGTGGATACGGTGCAATTGTATTTGAAGAAATTACAACTGGAGGCCAGTATGAAATCTGTGGAAAGCCAACGTCCGGATCTTGCTAAACAGATAGCTGCTACCAAACAGCAAATAGCAACAGCTGAACGTGAAAAGAAACGCGTGGAAAACCTGCTTGCTGCTGGAGCGGCGAATCAGAAACAGTTGGACGACTGGGATGCACAAGTCAAATTGCTTGAAAGGCAGCTTGTCGCACAGGAATCATCATTGCAGAATAGTACAAATAGCCTGATAGAACAAGGAAATTCGGTTGCCATACAGGTTGCACAGATGGAGGATCAGTTAGCTAAATGTCATGTCCAGTCGCCTATCGAAGGTACAGTATTGGCAAAATATGCAGAAGCCGGTGAATTGGCGGCGATAGGTAAACCGCTGTTTAAAGTGGCTGAAGTGGATCGCATGTATTTGAGGGCTTACATCACCTCCGAACAGTTGTCGCAAGTGAAACTGGGAGATGAGGTAACTGTGTATGCTGATTATGGAAACTCGGAGCAGAAAGCTTATCCGGGGGTAGTGACATGGATTTCCGACCGTTCGGAGTTCACTCCCAAAACGATTTTGACGAAAAACGAACGTGCTAATTTGGTATATGCAGTGAAAATTGCCGTGAAGAATGACGGAGCATTGAAGATTGGTATGTACGGAGGAGTGACATTGAAAAATTAA